One Oncorhynchus masou masou isolate Uvic2021 chromosome 2, UVic_Omas_1.1, whole genome shotgun sequence genomic region harbors:
- the LOC135552779 gene encoding transmembrane protein 266-like — protein MANPHDVVEQQAGGLSDLEIISQPDPVEEHGVQEMNPSCMAPVQLVSFGYRDLPLAHLDLSLAGSQLLSNLDEDDNREG, from the coding sequence TGACGTGGTGGAGCAGCAGGCTGGAGGCCTATCAGACCTGGAGATCATCTCCCAGCCAGACCCAGTGGAGGAGCATGGTGTGCAGGAGATGAACCCTTCCTGCATGGCTCCTGTCCAGCTGGTCAGCTTCGGCTACAGGGACCTTCCTCTGGCCCACCTGGACCTCTCCCTGGCCGGATCACAGCTCCTCTCTAACCTGGATGAGGACGACAACAGGGAAGGGTGA